Proteins encoded by one window of Labrus bergylta chromosome 2, fLabBer1.1, whole genome shotgun sequence:
- the sub1b gene encoding SUB1 regulator of transcription b: MPKSKEVLSSASGSDSDSEVETKAKRKKPSAPEKPVKKPKSGESSKPSGSSKGSGNGDDNMFQIGKMRYVSVRDFKGKVLVDIREYWMNPEGEMKPGKKGISLNPEQWNQLKDQMSDIEDAIKRT, encoded by the exons ATGCCTAAATCAAAGGAAGTGCTGTCCTCCGCATCTGGGAGTGACTCTGACAGTGAAGTCGAGACCAAG gcaaagagaaagaagccatcAGCACCAGAGAAACCAGTGAAGAAACCAAAGAGCGGAGAGAGCTCCAAGCCCAGCGGCTCATCAAAGGGCAGCGGGAACGGTGACGACAACATGTTCCAG ATTGGGAAGATGAGATACGTCAGCGTCAGAGACTTTAAAGGTAAAGTCCTGGTCGACATCAGAGAGTACTGGATGAACCCAGAAGGGGAGATGAAGCCGGGCAAGAAAG GTATTTCTCTGAACCCTGAACAGTGGAACCAGCTGAAGGACCAGATGTCAGACATCGAGGACGCCATAAAGAGAACATAA